A single region of the Acidobacteriota bacterium genome encodes:
- the cas3 gene encoding CRISPR-associated helicase Cas3', translated as MNKQIQSSKNCDSDFKRLLAKSRSKTGSLQYFEILQGHTAQVLDAAETLLKNTADDLLKQLGLDASVWSERFKRAVTLGAFLHDFGKANDQFQNMVRRLRDVKTQPQSIRHEALSGILCTQVKDLREWLCPASVSDSELIFQAAICAVVGHHLKTDKPTRDSIGLELKVYLNHKDFKGLLQLGAKRLNLGSPPKFGSPFIYSLSDEQNRTDIESLSELKERLYTREGPSWFDRPDQETKKWLAAVKAMVVASDVAGSALPSELSNEKNVSRQTRESLKGWIQKALEDVLSTEDMNELVRERLRGSEKNEERERFQQDVEESESRVTLVRAGCGAGKTIAAYRWASQRANQCKLFFCYPTTGTASEGFNGYVSKSKVEGTLMHSRAVVDLDNIFQTPDDLIEVGSKGEVKEIPDLRLESLQAWSPPLVVCTVDSVLGLIQNNRRGLYSFPAFARAAFVFDEIHSYDPKLFGALLKFLKTFQGADVLLMTASLPVHMLKALERVCGQLVPIQGPQKREDAPRYKLQHLQENPEAQAWKEAEKVLLSGGKVLWIANTVDRTVKLYDESRERDFFKQNNFLAHLYHSRFRYFERRENHKRVVEAFDPKKIGAAFAITTQVAEMSLDLSADLLITDLAPPASLIQRLGRLNRHEDEPKEVPLALILEPDDAMPYVKPNGASSDDFLLAYEWLKRLLHYPQSVSQTDLAEELKVVSSAQTSQQAQTQSRRGDSAWLDDGWKSQVDTLRVSDFSVPIVLERDVPIIRDAGKGLSETKGRMEKRKEAIRCSLSIPGRASVNGWERLKEHGLYRIAPNDEVSYCEKTGAKWREVKK; from the coding sequence ATGAACAAGCAGATACAATCGTCAAAAAATTGTGACAGTGATTTCAAACGCTTATTGGCAAAATCACGCAGTAAGACCGGCAGTCTCCAATACTTTGAAATTCTGCAAGGACATACGGCACAGGTACTAGACGCGGCAGAAACCTTACTCAAAAATACTGCTGATGATTTACTTAAACAGCTTGGGCTTGACGCCTCGGTTTGGAGTGAGCGTTTCAAACGTGCGGTGACACTGGGCGCATTTCTTCACGACTTCGGTAAAGCCAATGACCAGTTTCAAAATATGGTGCGCCGATTACGCGACGTTAAAACCCAACCGCAAAGCATTAGACATGAGGCTCTGAGTGGAATACTTTGCACTCAAGTTAAAGATTTGCGCGAATGGCTTTGCCCTGCTTCGGTTTCTGATTCGGAACTCATTTTTCAAGCGGCTATTTGCGCTGTTGTCGGGCATCACCTAAAAACAGATAAGCCAACGCGAGATTCAATAGGTTTAGAGTTAAAAGTCTATCTGAACCACAAAGACTTTAAAGGGCTATTGCAATTAGGAGCAAAGCGGCTAAATCTTGGCTCTCCTCCCAAATTTGGCTCTCCGTTCATCTACTCTCTTAGCGACGAACAGAACAGAACAGATATTGAATCTTTGTCTGAATTAAAGGAGAGGCTTTACACGAGAGAAGGGCCAAGCTGGTTCGATAGACCTGACCAAGAAACGAAAAAATGGTTAGCAGCGGTTAAAGCAATGGTAGTTGCTTCAGACGTTGCAGGTTCTGCATTGCCTAGTGAGCTATCAAATGAAAAAAATGTCTCACGCCAAACAAGAGAATCGCTCAAGGGTTGGATTCAAAAAGCACTGGAAGATGTATTAAGTACCGAAGACATGAATGAGCTTGTGCGCGAGCGATTACGAGGCTCTGAGAAAAATGAGGAGCGGGAAAGATTCCAACAAGATGTTGAAGAAAGCGAGTCTCGCGTGACTTTAGTGCGTGCGGGATGCGGCGCGGGTAAGACCATTGCAGCTTATCGCTGGGCTTCACAGCGAGCAAACCAATGCAAGTTGTTTTTCTGCTACCCGACAACGGGAACTGCATCAGAAGGCTTCAATGGCTACGTGAGCAAGTCTAAGGTTGAGGGAACACTGATGCACAGTCGGGCAGTAGTTGACCTCGATAACATTTTTCAAACACCTGATGACTTAATTGAAGTTGGTTCCAAAGGCGAGGTCAAAGAGATTCCCGATTTGAGATTGGAATCGCTGCAAGCATGGTCGCCACCGCTTGTCGTATGCACCGTTGATAGCGTTCTCGGATTGATTCAAAACAACCGTCGTGGGCTTTATTCATTCCCTGCTTTCGCACGAGCAGCATTCGTTTTCGATGAAATCCACTCTTACGACCCAAAGCTATTCGGCGCGTTACTAAAGTTTCTAAAAACCTTTCAAGGCGCGGACGTGTTGCTTATGACCGCTTCGCTTCCAGTGCATATGCTCAAAGCCCTTGAGCGAGTCTGCGGCCAACTTGTGCCGATTCAAGGGCCGCAGAAGAGAGAGGATGCGCCACGTTACAAGCTTCAGCATCTACAAGAAAACCCCGAGGCTCAAGCATGGAAGGAAGCGGAAAAAGTTTTGTTGAGTGGAGGAAAAGTTCTTTGGATTGCTAACACCGTTGACCGTACAGTCAAGCTTTACGATGAATCAAGGGAGAGAGACTTTTTCAAACAAAACAATTTTTTGGCTCATCTTTATCACAGTCGTTTTCGCTACTTTGAGCGGCGAGAGAACCATAAAAGAGTTGTCGAAGCTTTTGACCCAAAGAAGATTGGCGCAGCTTTTGCGATAACAACGCAGGTAGCCGAAATGTCTCTCGACCTTTCGGCAGACTTGTTAATTACCGACCTTGCGCCGCCTGCTTCCCTCATTCAACGACTTGGACGACTCAACCGACACGAAGACGAACCGAAAGAAGTTCCACTCGCACTTATTCTGGAACCTGATGATGCAATGCCTTACGTCAAACCAAATGGTGCGTCTTCGGATGATTTCTTATTAGCCTATGAATGGCTCAAACGGCTTCTGCATTATCCTCAATCTGTGAGCCAAACAGATTTGGCAGAGGAATTGAAAGTTGTTTCCTCAGCGCAAACTTCTCAACAAGCGCAAACCCAATCGCGTCGCGGAGATTCAGCTTGGCTGGATGATGGTTGGAAAAGCCAGGTAGACACTTTGAGAGTAAGCGATTTTTCAGTGCCTATCGTGCTTGAGAGAGATGTTCCAATCATTCGTGACGCGGGTAAGGGCTTGTCTGAAACCAAAGGCAGGATGGAGAAGCGAAAAGAAGCGATACGCTGCTCTCTGAGCATTCCAGGTCGAGCATCGGTAAATGGTTGGGAGCGATTAAAAGAGCACGGGCTGTACCGAATCGCGCCCAATGATGAGGTTTCTTACTGTGAAAAAACAGGGGCAAAGTGGAGGGAGGTGAAAAAATGA
- the cas6 gene encoding type I-MYXAN CRISPR-associated protein Cas6/Cmx6: MIVDISFRLIGDNIPTDHGYVLYSGLSTLLPILHNVDWLAVHPISGLPTGNGTLRLTKNSRLRLRLQSERLSEVIPLAGKRLALFNTHKESRIRLGVPEVYALKPSDKLYSRCVVIKISDAEKNTVAPTREMFITAIRKKLQEQNISGDVWIDDKPDHQGHELSRRIIHIKGQKIVGYSVQIGGLSVEDSIKLQEIGVGGRQKMCCGVFVPVRERG, from the coding sequence ATGATCGTAGATATTTCTTTTCGCCTTATTGGAGACAACATCCCGACAGATCACGGGTATGTTCTCTATAGTGGGCTTTCAACACTGTTGCCTATTCTGCACAATGTTGATTGGCTTGCTGTTCATCCAATATCTGGATTACCTACTGGCAATGGAACATTGCGCCTGACCAAGAATTCACGGTTACGGTTGCGGCTACAATCTGAGCGTTTGTCCGAAGTTATTCCACTTGCTGGCAAGCGTCTTGCCCTATTCAATACTCACAAAGAAAGCCGCATAAGATTAGGGGTGCCAGAAGTTTATGCGTTAAAGCCATCGGACAAGCTCTACTCTCGCTGCGTTGTCATAAAGATAAGCGATGCCGAAAAAAACACTGTTGCGCCAACCCGCGAAATGTTCATCACTGCGATTCGAAAGAAACTTCAAGAACAAAATATAAGTGGCGATGTTTGGATTGACGACAAACCAGACCATCAAGGTCACGAACTCAGTCGCCGTATCATTCACATCAAAGGACAAAAAATAGTCGGTTATTCGGTGCAGATTGGCGGTCTCTCTGTAGAAGATTCAATCAAGCTGCAAGAGATTGGTGTAGGGGGACGACAAAAAATGTGTTGTGGTGTTTTCGTGCCTGTCAGAGAAAGAGGTTAG
- the cas6 gene encoding type I-MYXAN CRISPR-associated protein Cas6/Cmx6, giving the protein MVYIELKFAVLGNSLPSDHGYALFASISKLIPEAHSAEWLAVETIQGAKRGDGSIQLNPRAKLRMRCPQNRVPLLLKLAGKRLDVDGSVIRLSVPEINLLKPASSLYARCVTIKNHTEPESFLTAVAHKLDESGIKGEPELGNRRVFKVGNHHIIGYTLSIHDLRDEDSLVLQEQGLGGRRRMGCGFFVPISHKKTF; this is encoded by the coding sequence ATGGTCTATATCGAATTGAAATTTGCGGTGCTCGGCAATTCGTTGCCGTCCGATCATGGTTATGCGTTGTTCGCATCCATATCAAAACTGATTCCTGAAGCGCACAGCGCCGAATGGCTGGCAGTAGAGACTATTCAAGGGGCAAAGCGCGGCGACGGTTCGATTCAATTAAACCCGCGCGCCAAATTAAGAATGCGTTGTCCGCAAAACCGTGTGCCGTTGTTGTTGAAACTGGCGGGCAAACGGCTGGATGTTGACGGTTCGGTCATTCGTCTGAGCGTGCCCGAGATTAATTTGTTAAAACCGGCGTCGTCGCTGTATGCGCGTTGTGTGACGATAAAAAATCATACCGAGCCGGAAAGTTTTCTAACAGCAGTGGCGCATAAACTGGACGAAAGCGGCATCAAAGGCGAACCGGAACTCGGCAACCGCCGGGTTTTCAAAGTCGGCAATCATCACATCATCGGCTACACCCTGAGCATTCATGATTTGCGCGACGAAGATTCGCTCGTGTTGCAAGAACAAGGCCTCGGCGGCAGACGGCGCATGGGCTGCGGTTTCTTCGTACCAATTTCGCACAAGAAGACTTTTTAG
- a CDS encoding WYL domain-containing protein produces MRKKSTARTKPQRVHLHAYERLLAICAEIQKGDYPSKAALAGLRDVERTPRTIQRDLQALRRLKAPLAYSRKAKGFYFTDPDWRLPKINLTKGELLSFFTAERILRRLGNTTEVRLARDAVRSLAALLPEEVEVDLEALESAISFAPEPALDASPDILRKLTEAAAHQQTLHIEYYSQHSNKQSERDVDVLKVYNHLGEWYAVCYDHLRGETRDFHAGRISALSKTRRVFKPPKNWDAEKYLRSGFGMFRGGKAVEVAIEFDAYQARYARERTYHPTQKNKELGNGRLQVTFQTTEAALEQVARWLMQYGSHAKAVAPEKLRKLVAYEIEVMRVMYTNH; encoded by the coding sequence ATGAGGAAAAAATCGACAGCACGAACGAAACCTCAAAGGGTTCACCTGCACGCTTATGAACGATTACTCGCCATCTGCGCCGAGATTCAAAAAGGCGACTATCCCTCGAAAGCCGCCTTAGCCGGATTGCGCGATGTCGAGCGTACGCCGCGCACCATACAAAGAGATTTGCAGGCGCTCAGAAGACTCAAAGCGCCGCTTGCTTACAGTCGCAAAGCGAAAGGGTTTTATTTTACCGACCCCGATTGGCGCTTGCCTAAGATCAATCTGACGAAAGGCGAACTGCTCAGTTTTTTTACGGCTGAACGCATTCTGCGCAGGCTTGGGAATACTACCGAAGTGCGGCTGGCGCGCGACGCGGTGCGCTCATTGGCGGCGCTGTTGCCTGAAGAAGTTGAGGTTGATTTGGAAGCTTTGGAATCGGCAATCAGTTTCGCGCCGGAACCGGCATTGGACGCTTCGCCGGATATTTTACGTAAACTGACGGAAGCGGCTGCCCATCAGCAGACTTTGCACATTGAGTATTATTCGCAACACAGCAATAAACAGAGTGAGCGCGATGTCGATGTTTTAAAAGTTTATAACCATCTGGGCGAATGGTACGCCGTCTGTTACGACCACTTGCGCGGTGAAACGCGGGATTTTCACGCCGGACGCATATCGGCTTTGAGCAAGACGCGGCGGGTATTCAAACCGCCGAAAAACTGGGATGCGGAAAAATATTTGCGCAGCGGGTTTGGCATGTTTCGCGGCGGCAAAGCGGTTGAAGTGGCGATTGAATTTGACGCCTATCAGGCGCGATACGCGCGCGAGCGTACTTATCATCCGACACAGAAAAACAAGGAACTCGGCAACGGGCGGTTGCAGGTGACCTTTCAGACCACCGAAGCGGCATTAGAACAGGTTGCCCGCTGGCTGATGCAATATGGTTCGCACGCCAAAGCCGTAGCGCCCGAAAAGTTGCGCAAGTTGGTCGCTTACGAAATCGAAGTCATGCGCGTGATGTATACAAATCATTGA
- a CDS encoding YetF domain-containing protein, whose protein sequence is MNAKIWSDMFQLGLPLLEKIIRPVVVYVFMVIGLRLAGKRELAQLNAFDLVVLLMLSNTVQNAIIGDDNTVTGGIIGATTLLLSNYFVVRFLFKHPALDRVLEGDADVLIENGKIKSERLQKELITLEELEAAARKQGIASLAECQRAVLEQGGTISFIAKKPSVEESRYQELLARFDYLTKELAELKRLQKKAGD, encoded by the coding sequence ATGAACGCGAAAATCTGGAGCGATATGTTTCAACTGGGATTACCGCTGCTGGAAAAAATTATCCGTCCGGTTGTCGTTTATGTCTTTATGGTCATCGGTCTTCGATTGGCCGGTAAAAGGGAACTCGCTCAACTGAATGCTTTCGACCTGGTGGTGCTGTTGATGCTTTCAAACACAGTACAGAATGCCATCATCGGTGATGACAATACCGTGACCGGCGGCATAATCGGAGCCACGACATTGCTGTTGAGCAATTATTTTGTGGTGCGCTTTTTGTTCAAGCATCCCGCGCTTGATCGCGTGCTCGAAGGCGACGCCGATGTCTTGATCGAAAATGGCAAGATCAAATCGGAACGCCTGCAAAAAGAGTTGATTACCCTGGAAGAACTCGAAGCCGCAGCGCGTAAACAGGGAATCGCCTCGCTTGCGGAATGCCAACGCGCGGTGCTTGAACAGGGCGGAACCATCTCATTCATTGCCAAAAAACCTTCGGTTGAAGAATCGCGTTATCAGGAATTGCTCGCCCGATTCGACTATCTGACCAAAGAGTTAGCGGAGTTAAAACGCTTGCAGAAAAAAGCCGGAGATTGA
- a CDS encoding protein kinase, translating into MDATHWQKVNELFHSALQQAPERRSVFLAEACAHDQTLLEEVESLLFSYEESSHFIQGSAFDQAVDLFTQTDTPQPGQKIGNYKIIRELGQGGMGAVLLAIRDDDEFEKRVALKIIKRGMDTDYVLERFRNERQILARLEHPNIAHLLDGGTTENGLPYFVMEHIEGLPIDVYCDEKKLTITQRLKLFRKVCAAVHYAHQNLVIHRDIKPSNILVTEDGTPKLLDFGIAKILTPDSGDYTKETATMLRMMTPEYASPEQVRGDHITTASDIYSLGVVLYEMLTGRSPYRYKGRSPMEILHIVSESDPEKPSTVIYRLEEKTATVKNVKTQLITAEDVSLLREGSPDKLHKRLSGDLDNIVLKAMRKESLKRYASAEQLSEDLRRYLQGLPVSASKGTFSYRAWKFINRNKAGVIAGSLVLLTLIAGIVATAWQAHVAQQQRELASFEREKARRLARSVLFDYYDAIVDLPGSVPVRNKLAQDMVEYLNSFALEAAGDPALQSELADAYERVSSVLGGSAYANLGDTQKALENLSNAVRIRESLLSRDSQNHELRMNLANTYRKFAALLSETPNLDGALASYRQALALAETLAREEPANKNYQRLIALNAGDLGSFLTTQGKWDEALANQRRALSIHEGLARSNPQDAETRRALSVCHEAIGQIYLQTGDFAGALEQQNRVLEIRKILSTENPLNAEYKRILGSGYANLGGIYSASGLLAKSLESYQKSVAISNELAIKDPENATLKADASISYLNIGYILRDAGKSAEASENFRKALQLREELLEKDPTNYWKRWLMIEAAAKTASALALSGKGAEAMHYAEQTLELIEATVDESENADFQTARATAYLEVAESYYTLATHAKVAASQRLTHFQSARQAYQKSLDIFADMQSRGTLSPLDAQVPDGIKKKLALCDAALLK; encoded by the coding sequence CCATGACCAGACCTTACTCGAAGAGGTCGAATCCCTGCTCTTTTCTTACGAAGAATCATCCCACTTCATTCAAGGCTCGGCATTCGATCAGGCGGTTGACCTGTTCACCCAGACCGATACGCCGCAACCCGGACAAAAAATCGGCAACTATAAAATCATCCGTGAACTCGGACAAGGCGGCATGGGCGCGGTGTTGCTCGCCATTCGCGATGATGATGAATTTGAAAAACGGGTGGCATTGAAAATCATCAAACGCGGCATGGATACCGACTATGTTTTGGAACGCTTTCGTAATGAACGCCAGATTCTCGCCCGCCTCGAACACCCGAACATCGCCCATTTGCTGGATGGCGGCACCACCGAAAACGGGTTGCCGTATTTTGTCATGGAGCACATCGAAGGGCTGCCGATTGATGTCTATTGCGATGAAAAAAAACTCACCATCACCCAACGCCTGAAACTGTTTCGCAAAGTCTGCGCTGCGGTGCATTATGCGCATCAGAATCTGGTCATTCATCGCGACATCAAACCGAGCAATATTCTGGTCACCGAAGACGGCACTCCCAAACTGCTGGATTTCGGCATCGCCAAAATTCTGACCCCCGATTCCGGCGACTATACCAAAGAAACCGCCACGATGCTGCGCATGATGACGCCTGAATATGCCAGCCCCGAACAGGTGCGCGGCGATCACATCACCACCGCCAGCGACATTTATTCGCTCGGCGTGGTGCTCTATGAAATGCTCACAGGACGTTCGCCCTATCGTTACAAAGGGCGTTCGCCGATGGAGATTCTGCATATTGTTTCCGAAAGCGACCCGGAAAAACCGAGCACAGTGATTTATCGCCTGGAAGAAAAGACCGCCACGGTCAAAAACGTCAAGACGCAACTGATTACCGCAGAAGATGTGAGCCTGTTGCGCGAAGGCTCGCCCGACAAATTGCACAAACGATTATCGGGCGACCTCGATAACATCGTCTTGAAAGCCATGCGCAAAGAGAGCCTCAAGCGTTACGCATCGGCGGAACAGCTTTCCGAAGATCTACGCCGCTATCTGCAAGGTCTGCCGGTGAGCGCCAGCAAAGGGACGTTTTCCTATCGCGCCTGGAAATTCATTAATCGCAACAAAGCCGGGGTGATTGCCGGAAGTTTGGTTTTGCTGACCTTAATCGCCGGCATCGTGGCGACGGCGTGGCAGGCGCATGTGGCGCAGCAACAGCGGGAACTGGCGAGCTTTGAACGCGAAAAAGCCCGCCGCTTAGCGCGTTCGGTGCTCTTTGATTATTACGATGCGATTGTCGATTTGCCCGGTTCGGTTCCGGTGCGCAATAAACTGGCGCAGGACATGGTCGAATACCTCAACAGTTTTGCCCTTGAAGCCGCAGGCGACCCGGCATTGCAAAGCGAACTGGCGGACGCTTATGAGCGCGTCAGTTCGGTGCTCGGCGGTTCAGCTTATGCCAATCTGGGGGATACGCAAAAGGCTTTGGAAAATTTAAGCAATGCCGTGCGCATTCGTGAGAGTTTATTGAGCCGCGACTCGCAAAATCATGAACTCAGGATGAATCTGGCGAACACCTACAGAAAATTTGCCGCCTTGCTTTCGGAAACCCCGAATCTCGATGGCGCGCTGGCGAGTTATCGCCAGGCGCTGGCGCTTGCCGAGACGCTGGCGCGCGAAGAACCGGCAAATAAAAATTATCAACGATTGATCGCCTTGAACGCCGGTGATCTGGGAAGCTTTCTCACCACGCAAGGCAAATGGGATGAGGCGCTCGCAAATCAACGCCGCGCCTTGAGCATTCACGAAGGGCTGGCGCGCAGCAATCCGCAGGACGCCGAGACGCGGCGCGCGCTGTCGGTTTGTCATGAAGCCATCGGACAGATTTACTTGCAGACCGGAGATTTTGCGGGCGCTCTCGAACAACAGAACCGCGTTTTGGAAATCAGAAAAATTTTGTCGACGGAAAATCCGTTGAATGCCGAATATAAACGCATACTGGGAAGCGGTTATGCCAATCTGGGAGGGATTTATTCGGCAAGCGGCTTGCTCGCGAAATCGCTTGAAAGCTACCAAAAAAGCGTCGCCATCAGCAACGAACTGGCAATCAAAGACCCGGAAAACGCTACGCTCAAAGCCGACGCGTCGATTTCCTATTTGAACATCGGTTATATTTTGCGCGATGCGGGGAAATCTGCCGAAGCCAGTGAAAACTTTCGCAAGGCGCTGCAACTGCGCGAAGAATTACTGGAAAAAGACCCGACCAATTACTGGAAACGCTGGTTGATGATTGAAGCGGCGGCAAAGACCGCAAGCGCCCTGGCGCTTTCCGGGAAAGGCGCGGAAGCCATGCATTATGCGGAGCAAACCCTTGAATTAATCGAAGCCACTGTCGATGAATCGGAAAATGCCGATTTTCAAACGGCGCGGGCGACCGCCTATCTCGAAGTCGCCGAGAGTTATTACACGCTGGCAACTCACGCGAAGGTTGCGGCAAGCCAACGCCTGACGCATTTTCAATCGGCGCGTCAGGCTTATCAAAAGAGTTTGGACATCTTCGCCGATATGCAAAGCAGAGGGACTTTGAGTCCACTCGATGCCCAGGTCCCCGACGGCATCAAAAAGAAACTCGCGCTCTGCGACGCGGCTTTACTGAAATGA